From Desulfotignum phosphitoxidans DSM 13687, one genomic window encodes:
- a CDS encoding YcjF family protein: MEKIFHRIRRHISSPETAAATKPAAGPARLPTLWLLGKTGAGKSSLIQAVTGRSDIEIGNGFSPCTQNSRRYDFPSEKPLLRFLDTRGLAEADYNPDPDIAACAQTTHAAIVVMKAEEPEQSAVIRALEQIRRSGAVKHLLLVHTGILLLDDELERRQAINHNQNQVESVWKQPVESVAVDFEGAGNGIVGVEDLRAALADFLPIIALLGTQKEHAGAEERRFVPLRNDILWYAAASGGTDVLPVIGLGTVPMIQAKMLHHLAGQYGIAWNKKALADFAAALGAGFSVRYLSRLGIRQLTKLIPVYGQTVGSAAAVVVSFCSTYAIGRAACKYLYHKSKGEPVSEQELKRLYHQAFNEVRKVKTRETPVDPH; the protein is encoded by the coding sequence ATGGAAAAAATATTTCACCGTATCCGCCGGCATATCAGCTCCCCTGAAACAGCGGCCGCAACAAAACCGGCTGCTGGTCCGGCCCGTCTACCCACCCTCTGGCTGCTGGGCAAAACCGGGGCAGGGAAATCCTCGTTGATTCAAGCGGTAACAGGGCGTTCAGATATTGAAATCGGCAATGGCTTCAGCCCCTGCACCCAAAACTCCCGGCGCTATGATTTTCCATCAGAAAAGCCGCTGCTGCGTTTTCTTGATACGCGGGGTCTTGCCGAGGCCGACTACAATCCCGACCCAGACATTGCCGCCTGTGCGCAAACGACCCATGCCGCCATCGTCGTGATGAAGGCAGAAGAACCCGAGCAAAGCGCAGTGATCCGGGCCCTTGAACAGATTCGCAGATCCGGTGCCGTCAAACATCTGTTGCTGGTCCACACGGGCATCCTGCTGCTTGATGATGAACTTGAACGCCGCCAGGCCATCAATCACAATCAAAACCAGGTGGAATCCGTCTGGAAACAACCGGTTGAATCCGTGGCCGTGGATTTCGAAGGAGCGGGCAACGGCATCGTCGGGGTGGAAGACCTGCGCGCGGCCCTTGCTGATTTTTTACCCATCATTGCCCTGCTGGGCACCCAAAAAGAACATGCCGGTGCCGAAGAGCGCCGCTTTGTTCCCCTTCGTAACGATATCCTCTGGTACGCGGCGGCTTCCGGCGGCACAGACGTCCTCCCCGTGATCGGATTGGGCACAGTCCCGATGATTCAGGCAAAAATGCTGCATCATCTGGCCGGGCAATACGGGATCGCGTGGAATAAAAAAGCCCTGGCCGACTTTGCCGCGGCCCTGGGCGCGGGATTCAGCGTGCGGTATCTGTCCAGGCTGGGCATCCGTCAGCTCACCAAACTGATACCGGTTTACGGGCAGACCGTCGGCAGTGCCGCAGCCGTTGTCGTCAGCTTTTGTTCGACCTATGCCATCGGCCGGGCCGCCTGCAAGTATCTGTATCACAAAAGCAAGGGGGAACCCGTCTCCGAGCAGGAACTGAAACGCCTGTATCACCAGGCATTCAACGAAGTCCGAAAGGTAAAGACCCGTGAAACACCTGTTGACCCGCATTAA
- the tmk gene encoding dTMP kinase has translation MKTGRFVVFEGLDGSGKTTQMARVQQRLTHMGIGADTTCEPTDGPVGTLIRQILEGRVSMDPRTLAALFAADRTDHLVAPDTGVKALMEKGRTVLCDRYYFSSYAYHAMDMDLEWVMTLNAVNAQILKPDLTLFIDVAPNTCLERIRAGRTHLDLFEKIDILTRVRDNYFAAFERLKDQETVKVVDGNASEDAVEQAIWHGISHMFTKE, from the coding sequence ATGAAAACCGGCAGATTTGTGGTGTTCGAAGGGCTGGACGGGTCCGGCAAGACCACCCAGATGGCGCGGGTGCAGCAGCGGCTCACCCATATGGGGATTGGTGCGGATACCACGTGTGAACCCACGGACGGTCCGGTGGGGACCCTGATCCGTCAGATTCTGGAGGGCCGGGTCAGCATGGATCCCCGGACTTTGGCCGCTTTGTTCGCCGCGGACCGGACCGATCACCTGGTGGCCCCGGACACGGGGGTGAAAGCGTTGATGGAAAAAGGGCGGACCGTGCTGTGCGACCGGTATTATTTTTCCTCGTATGCGTATCATGCCATGGACATGGATCTGGAATGGGTGATGACGTTAAACGCCGTGAATGCACAGATTCTGAAACCGGATCTGACGCTGTTCATCGATGTGGCACCCAATACCTGCCTGGAGCGGATCCGGGCCGGCCGGACCCATCTGGATCTGTTTGAAAAAATTGACATTCTGACCCGGGTGCGGGATAATTATTTTGCCGCATTTGAACGGCTCAAAGACCAGGAAACCGTGAAGGTGGTGGACGGGAACGCGTCTGAAGACGCGGTGGAACAAGCAATCTGGCACGGGATCAGCCATATGTTTACCAAAGAGTAA
- a CDS encoding DUF3842 family protein, whose translation METRKKQTICVVDGQGGGIGAVVIKKLKDRFGEDVEIIALGTNAIATAQMLKSRANKGASGTNAIIQTVKKADVIIGPVGIIIPHAMMGEVTGPMAEAISLSDARKVLLPLSQENIDIVGVAGLPLPMLVDELMASHLSFIETQ comes from the coding sequence ATGGAAACCAGAAAAAAACAGACCATCTGTGTGGTGGACGGTCAGGGCGGGGGCATCGGTGCCGTGGTGATCAAAAAACTCAAAGACCGGTTCGGCGAGGATGTGGAGATCATTGCTTTGGGCACCAATGCCATTGCCACGGCCCAGATGCTCAAATCCCGGGCCAATAAAGGGGCGTCCGGGACCAATGCCATCATCCAGACCGTGAAAAAGGCGGATGTGATCATCGGGCCCGTGGGCATTATCATACCCCATGCCATGATGGGGGAGGTGACCGGCCCTATGGCTGAAGCCATCAGCCTGTCAGACGCCCGAAAGGTGCTGCTGCCCTTGAGCCAGGAAAATATCGACATTGTGGGGGTGGCCGGACTGCCGCTGCCCATGCTGGTGGATGAGCTCATGGCATCCCATCTGTCTTTCATTGAAACCCAATAA
- a CDS encoding CooT family nickel-binding protein has protein sequence MCEASAYLKQADKETLIMEAVDKVEPDENGIRLVSIFGDQKFIKGRIHSLSLVDHKVFIQPE, from the coding sequence ATGTGTGAAGCAAGTGCATATCTGAAACAAGCAGATAAGGAAACATTGATCATGGAAGCCGTGGACAAGGTGGAGCCCGATGAAAACGGGATCCGGCTGGTGTCCATTTTCGGGGATCAGAAATTCATCAAAGGCCGGATTCATTCCCTGTCTCTGGTGGATCACAAGGTGTTTATTCAACCGGAGTGA
- a CDS encoding sulfide/dihydroorotate dehydrogenase-like FAD/NAD-binding protein yields the protein MAKIVHREEMAQGTIILNEIEALRISRKAKPGQFVILQADETGERIPLTMADTNPDKGTITIIYMVVGKSTARFKQLQVGDEYFALIGPLGAPTHIENFGKVVCVGGGTGIAVLHPITRALKQAGNEVTTILGARTYDLLIMEEKMRAVSDHFHICTDDGSHGHHGFVTDVLKDVLEKDDINLAVAIGPIPMMKFCSLITKEKNVKTFVSLNPIMVDGTGMCGCCRVSVGGATKFACVDGPEFDGHKVDFDELAKRLASYLDEEKASMKTFENSNA from the coding sequence ATGGCAAAAATTGTCCATCGTGAGGAAATGGCCCAGGGCACCATCATTTTAAATGAGATTGAGGCCCTGCGCATATCCCGCAAAGCAAAACCCGGCCAGTTCGTAATTCTTCAGGCCGATGAGACCGGGGAACGTATTCCGCTGACCATGGCGGATACCAACCCGGACAAAGGAACCATCACCATTATCTACATGGTGGTGGGCAAGTCCACGGCCCGGTTCAAACAACTGCAGGTCGGAGACGAATATTTCGCCCTGATCGGTCCGTTAGGGGCACCCACTCATATTGAAAATTTCGGCAAAGTGGTGTGTGTGGGCGGGGGCACAGGAATTGCCGTGCTTCACCCCATTACCCGGGCACTGAAACAGGCCGGCAATGAAGTCACCACCATTTTAGGCGCCAGAACCTATGACCTGCTGATCATGGAAGAAAAAATGCGGGCCGTGTCCGATCATTTTCACATCTGCACGGATGACGGATCCCACGGGCACCACGGATTTGTCACGGATGTACTCAAAGATGTTCTGGAAAAAGATGACATCAACCTGGCCGTGGCCATCGGACCCATTCCCATGATGAAGTTCTGCAGCCTGATCACCAAGGAAAAAAATGTCAAAACCTTTGTGAGTCTGAACCCCATCATGGTGGACGGCACGGGCATGTGCGGGTGCTGCCGCGTTTCCGTGGGCGGAGCCACCAAATTCGCCTGTGTGGACGGACCGGAATTTGACGGACATAAAGTGGATTTTGATGAGCTGGCCAAACGTTTGGCATCCTATCTGGACGAAGAAAAAGCCAGCATGAAAACCTTTGAAAACAGCAACGCATGA
- a CDS encoding phosphoenolpyruvate carboxykinase (GTP): MDILNELGKIGSAKQALAVFEKQMDTAQLGRISSISHPEILKRIANAVVICNPEKIFINTGSEADRQFIRDLALETGEERSLAMENHTIHFDLPGEQGRIVDRTFYIANPEDLISSLANRMNRETALEDIRANMTDIMKGKTMVVGFYMRGPVGARVSNPALEITSSAYVSHSADILYRNAFADFDKEVAARGHFFTNVHSEGLNRTKDLPDARVFMDLQYQTTYSFKCTYAGNTLLLKKGNHRFAVDKAVHKNRGEELSEHMFITGIRGPENRVTWFAGAAPSGCGKTTTAMAGDLFVGDDLAQMWIADDGSIRCVNPEAGIFGIVEDVNQEGDPLLMKVLRQPGYEVIWSNVLIDENNIPHWVGNLEPSPEKGINFQGEWHFGKTDDTGKPIPMSHPNSRCTLRSTNLENYCPDAENPDGVLTRIFTYSGRDADTMPPVWVARDSDQGVVIGACIVSAATATEVGASGVKRAPWANAPFIPGALGDYMDAQFRFFGNTKIQEQFQPVMAGLNYFLTDKARGGSTSKLLGEKKDVKVWLAWLERYAHKEAGHIQTPIGNLPLYRDLAPLFDKIIDKPYPKDLYDRQFSLYVDHIIARIELQEAAYAKEKNIPGRLFEILAHQKEALQALKQTKGPVILPGDMES, encoded by the coding sequence ATGGACATTCTGAATGAACTGGGCAAAATCGGATCAGCAAAACAGGCTTTGGCAGTTTTTGAAAAGCAAATGGATACGGCGCAGTTGGGTCGCATTTCAAGCATCTCACATCCGGAAATTCTGAAACGGATTGCCAATGCCGTGGTGATCTGCAACCCGGAAAAAATTTTCATCAACACCGGGTCTGAAGCGGACCGCCAGTTCATCCGGGATCTGGCCCTGGAAACCGGAGAAGAACGGTCCCTGGCCATGGAAAACCATACCATTCATTTTGACCTGCCCGGAGAACAGGGCCGGATTGTGGACCGCACCTTTTACATCGCCAATCCGGAAGATCTGATCTCGTCCCTTGCCAACCGCATGAACCGGGAAACCGCCCTGGAAGATATCCGCGCCAACATGACCGATATCATGAAAGGGAAAACCATGGTGGTGGGATTTTACATGCGGGGGCCCGTGGGGGCACGGGTTTCCAACCCGGCCCTGGAAATCACCAGTTCCGCGTATGTCAGTCACAGTGCCGATATTCTGTACCGGAATGCATTTGCAGATTTTGACAAAGAAGTGGCGGCCCGGGGCCATTTTTTCACCAACGTCCATTCCGAGGGGCTGAACCGGACAAAAGACCTGCCCGATGCCCGGGTGTTCATGGATTTGCAGTACCAGACCACCTACAGTTTCAAATGCACCTATGCCGGCAACACATTGCTGCTCAAAAAAGGGAACCACCGGTTTGCCGTGGACAAGGCCGTCCATAAAAACCGGGGGGAAGAGCTGTCCGAACACATGTTCATCACCGGGATCCGGGGGCCGGAAAACCGGGTGACCTGGTTTGCCGGGGCCGCGCCGTCGGGATGCGGCAAAACTACCACGGCCATGGCCGGGGACCTGTTTGTGGGAGACGACCTGGCCCAGATGTGGATCGCAGACGACGGCAGCATCCGATGCGTCAACCCGGAGGCCGGTATCTTCGGGATTGTGGAGGATGTCAACCAGGAAGGGGACCCCTTGCTCATGAAAGTGCTCAGGCAGCCCGGGTACGAGGTAATCTGGTCCAATGTGCTCATCGATGAAAACAATATCCCCCACTGGGTGGGCAACCTTGAACCCTCGCCGGAAAAAGGGATCAATTTCCAGGGGGAATGGCATTTTGGCAAAACCGATGACACCGGCAAACCCATTCCCATGTCCCATCCCAATTCCCGGTGCACCCTGCGGTCCACCAACCTGGAAAACTATTGTCCGGACGCGGAAAACCCGGACGGGGTACTGACCCGGATATTCACTTACAGCGGCCGGGATGCGGACACCATGCCCCCGGTCTGGGTGGCACGAGATTCCGACCAGGGCGTGGTGATCGGTGCCTGCATCGTATCGGCGGCCACGGCCACTGAAGTGGGGGCTTCCGGGGTCAAGCGGGCCCCCTGGGCCAATGCCCCGTTCATTCCCGGGGCTTTAGGGGATTACATGGATGCCCAGTTCCGGTTTTTCGGGAACACCAAAATTCAGGAACAATTTCAGCCCGTCATGGCCGGCCTGAATTATTTTCTCACGGACAAAGCCCGGGGCGGCAGTACCAGCAAACTGCTGGGAGAAAAAAAAGATGTCAAAGTCTGGCTGGCATGGCTGGAACGCTACGCCCACAAGGAAGCGGGACATATTCAGACCCCCATCGGCAATCTGCCCCTGTACCGGGATCTGGCGCCGCTGTTTGATAAGATCATTGACAAACCCTATCCGAAAGATCTGTATGACCGGCAGTTTTCCCTGTATGTGGATCATATCATTGCACGCATCGAACTGCAGGAAGCTGCCTATGCCAAAGAAAAAAACATCCCCGGCCGGCTGTTTGAGATTCTGGCGCATCAGAAAGAAGCGCTGCAGGCATTGAAGCAGACAAAAGGCCCCGTGATTTTACCCGGGGATATGGAAAGCTGA
- a CDS encoding PHP domain-containing protein, with protein sequence MTHLIFADLHNHTQASDGDFTPGQLVARAKALGLKAIAITDHDTLKGIEPGLAAGEQAGIQVIPGVEVSVRFRRPFFTGTLHLLCYFSQKRLSDIKFVTEFETLMSKGRGQGLVRARIVRINEEFGPQGKTPLLARELVFQDIADYSANASRRHFALALSEKLGITEKETINRIIGNASPAYLPSGIELADVARFMTQHPLLAVLAHPAAGSYPGNGHYKEVLPPIEIVETLLPEFLDAGLQGIEVFYPGHTKACQEILLGWATRYDLVITGGSDCHDAGERPLGVAGITESLFRRFEAALA encoded by the coding sequence ATGACGCACTTGATATTTGCCGACCTGCATAACCACACCCAGGCCTCGGATGGTGATTTTACCCCCGGACAGCTGGTGGCCCGGGCCAAAGCGCTGGGACTCAAAGCAATTGCCATCACGGATCATGATACCCTCAAGGGAATTGAGCCGGGGCTGGCAGCAGGAGAACAGGCCGGAATTCAGGTGATTCCCGGGGTGGAGGTTTCCGTTCGGTTTCGTCGGCCTTTCTTTACAGGCACGCTTCATCTGCTGTGTTATTTTTCTCAAAAGCGACTGTCAGACATAAAGTTTGTGACTGAGTTTGAAACCCTGATGTCCAAAGGCCGGGGCCAAGGGCTGGTCCGGGCACGGATCGTTCGGATCAATGAAGAATTCGGACCCCAGGGAAAGACCCCGTTACTGGCCAGGGAACTGGTTTTTCAGGACATTGCCGATTACAGCGCCAATGCCAGCCGCCGTCATTTTGCCCTGGCTTTGTCCGAAAAACTGGGCATCACTGAAAAAGAAACCATCAACCGGATCATCGGCAATGCCAGCCCGGCCTATCTGCCGTCAGGCATTGAACTGGCAGATGTGGCCCGGTTCATGACACAGCATCCTTTGCTGGCGGTCCTGGCCCACCCGGCTGCCGGCTCCTATCCGGGCAACGGCCATTACAAGGAAGTGCTGCCGCCCATCGAGATTGTGGAAACCCTGTTGCCGGAATTTCTGGATGCCGGCCTTCAAGGCATCGAGGTATTTTACCCGGGACACACAAAAGCATGTCAAGAGATATTGCTGGGCTGGGCAACGCGTTATGACCTGGTGATCACGGGGGGGTCAGACTGCCACGATGCCGGTGAACGTCCCTTGGGGGTGGCCGGTATCACGGAATCTTTGTTTCGCCGGTTTGAAGCCGCACTGGCCTAA
- a CDS encoding MFS transporter, which produces MTHPRFRFYTLIFVTTLAKLLMNTARRMVYPFAPAFARGLGVDLAAITSVIALNQATAVLGPVGASFADHYGNRRIILFSLVMLCIGCVAAGLIPMYGTLVLALFLAGLAKSIFDPSFQAFIGTHVPFEQRGKFIGMTELAWAGATLVGIPLAGMTIQAFSFQTPFLVIGILAAACFALIFRLMPEDRPPAGTAGKKPGQLLVNWRQIMKNRQVLGMLSFAFFMALGSDILFVVYGAWLEQSYGLSLAAIGMGTILIGMAEVAGEGITAFFSDRIGLLRTVFIGMILTTGAYFLLPVLDRGVPYVLGGLFLVFLCFEFTIVTAMSLATELVPELRASTLSAFYAVGGMGRVVGAFCGGLIWSKTGIFHISVIAGVCTLAALACMTAGFIRFSRS; this is translated from the coding sequence ATGACACACCCCCGTTTCCGCTTTTACACGCTGATTTTTGTCACCACTTTGGCCAAACTGCTGATGAACACGGCCCGGAGGATGGTGTATCCCTTTGCCCCGGCCTTTGCCAGGGGACTGGGCGTGGACCTGGCCGCCATCACCTCGGTCATTGCCCTGAATCAGGCCACGGCCGTGCTGGGACCGGTGGGGGCCTCTTTTGCCGACCATTACGGCAACCGCCGCATTATTTTGTTTTCTCTGGTCATGCTGTGTATCGGGTGTGTGGCCGCCGGCCTGATCCCTATGTACGGCACTCTGGTGCTGGCCCTGTTTCTCGCAGGACTGGCCAAAAGCATTTTTGATCCCAGTTTCCAGGCATTCATCGGCACCCATGTGCCGTTTGAACAGCGGGGGAAATTCATCGGCATGACGGAGCTGGCCTGGGCCGGGGCCACTTTGGTGGGGATTCCTCTGGCCGGCATGACCATCCAGGCGTTTTCCTTTCAGACCCCGTTTTTGGTCATCGGCATCCTGGCCGCCGCCTGTTTTGCCTTGATTTTCCGGCTCATGCCCGAAGACCGGCCGCCGGCCGGAACTGCCGGCAAAAAACCCGGGCAGCTGCTGGTGAACTGGCGGCAGATCATGAAAAACCGGCAGGTTTTAGGCATGCTGAGTTTTGCTTTTTTCATGGCCCTGGGATCAGATATTTTGTTTGTGGTCTACGGGGCCTGGCTGGAACAGTCCTATGGCCTGTCTCTGGCTGCCATCGGTATGGGAACGATCCTCATCGGCATGGCCGAGGTGGCCGGAGAAGGGATCACCGCGTTTTTTTCCGACCGGATCGGGCTGCTGAGGACCGTGTTCATCGGCATGATCCTGACGACCGGGGCCTATTTTCTGCTGCCCGTTCTGGACCGGGGGGTTCCTTATGTGCTGGGGGGATTGTTTCTGGTATTTTTATGCTTTGAATTCACCATTGTCACGGCCATGAGCCTGGCCACGGAACTGGTGCCGGAACTGCGGGCATCCACCTTGTCGGCATTTTACGCCGTGGGCGGCATGGGCCGGGTGGTCGGGGCGTTTTGCGGGGGCCTGATCTGGTCCAAAACCGGCATTTTTCACATCAGCGTGATTGCCGGTGTGTGCACACTGGCGGCCCTGGCCTGTATGACGGCCGGGTTTATCCGTTTTTCCCGGTCTTAG
- a CDS encoding cytochrome c biogenesis CcdA family protein produces the protein MFTETVTFPAAFIAGLLSFLSPCILPLIPAYFSFITGLSLDELTQGRQETRKKVILSTLAYVAGFSLVFILMGASASFLGAAFTRYAYIVQYVGGAIILIFGLHLLGVINIKALAFEKRIHMKQKPVHLAGTFVIGMAFGAGWSPCIGPLLGSILIVAGNQDTVAKGIWLLAVYSAGLALPFILMSFFITSLVETMKKATRFIPIINKVAGGLLVVMGLLLIFDKFHLLTLV, from the coding sequence GTGTTCACTGAAACCGTTACATTTCCGGCGGCATTTATCGCCGGCCTGCTCTCATTTTTATCCCCGTGTATTCTGCCGCTGATCCCTGCGTATTTTTCATTCATTACGGGGCTGTCTTTGGATGAACTCACCCAGGGCAGACAGGAAACCCGGAAAAAAGTGATCCTGTCCACCCTGGCCTATGTGGCCGGGTTTTCCCTGGTGTTCATCCTGATGGGGGCATCGGCTTCGTTTCTGGGAGCTGCGTTCACCCGATACGCTTACATCGTTCAGTACGTGGGCGGGGCCATCATCCTGATTTTCGGGCTGCACCTGCTGGGGGTCATCAACATCAAGGCCCTGGCGTTTGAAAAGCGGATCCACATGAAGCAGAAACCGGTCCACCTGGCCGGCACCTTTGTCATCGGCATGGCGTTCGGGGCCGGATGGAGTCCGTGCATCGGGCCGCTTTTAGGAAGCATCCTGATCGTGGCAGGCAACCAGGACACCGTGGCCAAGGGAATCTGGCTTCTGGCCGTGTATTCCGCGGGTCTGGCCCTGCCGTTTATTCTCATGTCCTTTTTCATCACCTCCCTGGTGGAAACCATGAAAAAAGCCACCCGGTTCATTCCCATCATCAACAAAGTCGCGGGCGGACTGTTGGTTGTCATGGGTCTGCTGCTGATTTTTGATAAATTTCATTTACTGACCCTGGTCTGA